The DNA segment AAAAAGGCTGACAACCGTTTGATATAACAGGAGGTGTATCCATGGATGACGATTTAAGTTTATCACACACGAGGTGGAACTGTAAGTATCACATCGTGTTCATTCCCAAATATCGTAGGA comes from the Clostridiales bacterium genome and includes:
- a CDS encoding IS200/IS605 family transposase codes for the protein MDDDLSLSHTRWNCKYHIVFIPKYRR